DNA from Eucalyptus grandis isolate ANBG69807.140 chromosome 5, ASM1654582v1, whole genome shotgun sequence:
GGCCATGGCCGGGCGGGCTAGCCTTGCCGCAAGGCCAAGCCCTAGTGGCCAGACactagcaaaaggaagaagaaaaagaaaggaaagaaaaaaaaatcagaaaaaagaatagaaaaatcaaaatttattaaaatattattaaaaattatccacatcaacaccAATAGTGTCACATAAGTTGGTCGGCGTCCACGTTAGCAATATAGCCAAAATTAACCGAAAGGATTAAATGGCAcaagtcaaaatgtttaggatactagttcaaaagatttagaactaaattggcaccattaaaatatttaaaactgaattggcactaagttacaaagtttatgactaaattagcattattaaaaggtttaagactaaattggcacaactgtaataaatttaggactttttccAACACTTTTCCCAAATAGATGAGTAGGTTAATCGGCCAATTGAGTTTGAATTTCCCTCTTTTTGATATATAAGCTATTTGAAAACAATCAAAATCAACTCATGATCAAGTGGTCAACGAATCCATCTTGATTGATTTATCTTAAATACATTacaccatcaaaatcaactctaGTTTCTATGTTTCTCAAAGAAGCAGTAGTCTATAGAGGAGGGATGATTTTAAAGTTGGTTCCATTTTCTATATCCCCACTTCTCACTTTTCATCTTCAACTTCCTATCTTTTCTTAGAAAAACATTAGCGATCGCATATCTTCTCATATGTATGATTATCTTAGGTGGCGAGTCAAAGCAGTgtaataacaaatttatcagtaCGATAGCATGGAACGTTAAagatcagcagcagcagcagtctGTCAATTTCCTATCCAGAAAATTTGACCAAACCTCCACTGGAATTTCTTCTAATTTGTTCCCCTTAACCCCCCGCGGCGACCCTTCCCAACCTCCCGgggcccaaaaaagaaattaataagttagaaacaaaaaatatacgCTTGACGCTTGACGCATGTTCATTACACAAGACTAAAAATCATCACGTAATACCTCTCATTCTCGTCCATTTCAAGTTCCACTCTATTGAAACGACATGACATAGCCATTAAGCTCCTCAGGGTCACCGGCCGAGCCAGTCGAGTCCTCTTTTCTACACTTTGAATCCAGCGAGCCGCTCCCAGCCTCAGGTGAACGGTGCCGCTTCCGAGTGACCCTCACGGGCTCCACCTCATCGCAACCGATCAAGTGAGGGAAATTTAGCCTGGCCTTGGCCCCACGCATTGCAAACGCTGCCCGGTCATAAGCCAACCCAGCTTCCTGTGGTGTCTCGTAAGTTCCGAGCCACCTCCTTGCACCATTCTTCTTTGGGTCCCGAATCTCCGCGGCATACTTCCCCACGGCCGCCTCCTCACTCCCCGGTAGAGACACCCTCCAGGCTGGGCGTCACATTCGCGCATCACCGCAGGCATGGCCTCATTTGCTTCGACGTGTCCGTAATCCACGACCGGTTGCTCATTCAACGAGCAGGGTGATTCGAATCCCACAGCGTCTTTCAGGGGATCGTGATGGACGTCCGCGTCGTCATCATTTGCTTCGAAGGACATTGTTGTCTCCAGTGAAGGGAATGTGATGAAACTTGAATCTGGGCAAAGGAACTGAACATTTTCAGCGATTTTCGCCAGGGTTTCAAAGTCGTCATCGTCATTGAGAAGATGCTGGCGAATGCGCTCTAAAAGAGCAACATCTGATTCTGATACTGTGGAACTTGCTGAGTACATGTTGATCCTGAATAGTGGACGATAACACGAGGTTAGGGACTGACTAGGGTTTCGTGCGTACTATGATGTTCTTAGGTGGCGAGGATTGGAGCTTGACGTTATAAATAAACGCATTTTATCGGGAGCTAATTAAAGTTATTTCTCAAATTGGTACTTCATCTTGTTTTATAGTACTATATGTGCAatttggttgttttttttttccctaatcaGTGTGGCATGGAGTACGTACAGCTAGGTTTTTGAGTCTTTCAATGGAAGCTTCCCTTCTTTTGACATGTGATGGCGACGGCGATGATAATATATGGTTATTACCAATGTCTTGAGTTCGAATTCATGAACGAATTGCAATCCGAAGCCTAATCAtgtaatttaaatgaaaaaaatctggATCTTGCTTTTGATTGATCGAACATATGAAGCTAAAAATCTTTATTGAAATTGGATTCCTAATATAAATCATTGAAAAGGGTTTCCTATTTTGGatacaaatatatattagaGGTGGATTATGGTTCTAGCATATTAGAGCAAACAAGAGAAGTTAGGGTTTTATCAATGAATTTTCTCAGCGAGTTCTTTGCGAAAGATTTGTCGTGTGGCCTTTATGAGATTACattgtgttgacacctaatttaaatttaatttttagaaataaaagataatatttgattagagggaattttttttttttttaaatttgaattcaaaaacttaacCGTGGGATTTTTTGGAGCCACTTTGTTGTTGAgaggttgagcgaaaatctccaccaGCGAAACGAATTCAAGttttcgctttataaatagGGGGCTCCTCTTCACCTTTCGGGGgagaaaaaagatagaaaattgaaagagaaaaagtgtGGGGGCGACTTCTCTTCgtcgagggaaaaagaaaacaaaaaggcaaagtcaagagaagcttttgcttctgcagAGAGAGTGCAGGGAATgtagagagaggagggaagaagaagaaaagtcaaaagaaaaagtgtacagaaagagagcagagagaagtgacgtgagggagagagaaaaacaaaaaaataaagaaaaaagttgtgCACTGTTGATCTTCTTCGTGGGTTTCTTCTCCGCGAGTCCCCACGCCGCTCCGCTGCAGCCTCCATCTGCGAGCACCCGTGCCAGCCCTGTTGCCGATGCTCGTATCCGGACCTCCGTCGTGCCAATTGCCCGGCTCCATCGCTGCCTCTGTGCTCACCGAACGACGATTCTGACACCATCTCTGTCTCTGTTACTGCTTTGAGCTACCAGACGTCGAGCCGATGCTCCCTACAACCCGCTGATCCGGCCACCGTTCGCCTCCGCCCGGAACCAGAAGCCCCGACGCCCCTGTTCCGCCTCTGTCGCCGCCGATCCGCAACACCGGGACCTCCGACTCACCGTGCAACGCCTGCGACCGAcccgcgacgacccgacgctgcTTCCCTCTGCCGAAGCTCCGCCAAGACTGGACCCGACCATTGCTGCTGCAACCCGCGAGCTCGCCCTATTGCGCCTCCAGCCGCCGGTCATCGAGCCACCGTACGCCCGAGCGACGTCAGGGCTGGTCGCCGAACTCCCCTCCGACAAAGTCACTGCCGTGCTACTCTGCTCGCCATTGCACCCCCCGCACAGTGATCCTCCTGCCCGCTGCTGATCTGACAGCCGTCGTCCTCTCACCGGCGTCCCCAGCAACCGACGAACGCACCGCACGACCTGCTGCTGTCCTTGCTACGCCATCACCATCTGCtgcctcctctgttttgctgcaggacctcgccggacctccgACGAACAGCCCCAGTTCCGGCTACGAGGACCCATCACCCTTGGCGAACCACCATCGCAGCTCAGCCATTACTGCTTCCTCGCCATTTCTTCAAGTCCACCGTGGGTCAGTctaggtaaatttttagatatttggtttcatagttttttatttatttattattttcattctaacttgatttgttttgatttattatccaattagaaaatttgtcatattaaatcatgataatcaaaaatattgagccgcgagacgtcggcttagatttttgattatttcgatttttttatgacaaattcatgaattgctttgcaCCATTGAAataatatgtcattgatttatattgatgaattttcaatAGGACATACTTTGGTATGTTATTCGTTCATCACATGTCATGCATTATATGTCATATCTAGGATTTAGGTATttaggtccatatgcatttcatatttacaACTTCgcattttagtttttctttttaagattcatgtagaattaggatgattttcctttaataaaaccaaaacaaaaaaaaaaaattgttatttaggttatatagatttcataatgtgcacATTACATGTTGCATTTTAATTAGTGGGTTttaggttaatgttttaacattCTCATTATGtagtatttttaatatatatatatataaagccaaaaaattagcattgcataataagttactttcttttcaataaaaaacattatgtcattaaaaaacaaaaacaaaaaactagagatcatttccttggttagttaataggttaattcataattaatctcatttcatatcatcacTATTTAgtataggttgcatatatgcattaaaaaatgaatcatcataaaaaaatcataaaatagcatgcatgtagaaataccatgtcattcatcccatatcacgtagcacatgcatatttaggattatataaattagattgcgtacatatagtgataagtttaagtcataccatatgaattgcatctcacatatcattaaagtaaaatccatgcatattaaatttagattaagattgcatataattaacatttaaaaaaaagaaaaagaaaaattaggtgtcctgtcatttagaaatcatgtttagggcatgcatttttattagcacttttattgaatgttattttattgattgcgcattcgcatgaccaccatttgcatgttagtagcttaggtttaaattaatcaacattgcctgcaaaatattttttaaaattaaaataaaaggtaccgaaagggcattagactaatctagcgtaaccatgtccccggacctattgaatctttggttcgtaaaaataaagtattctcccatactttatttgggtttctaatcaaccctaattgattagtggcggctccaaattaaatagaattgcatgtttaaatgagttaatttctatcaagtcgcgattggtaggacttgggagggtccgtgccaagcCTTCGGACTTAGTATTCCATTAatctaaactttaggattgccctgaaaatttaggtcgcgacacccATTAAAatcccatttttaattttttgagtttcCTCACTCACAAACCCTAGTTGCTGCCTCcttctcatcctcctcctcacacGACCCTCTTTCTCTCGATCTCTGCTCTCTCTTGGTCATCTCATCACAATCACTCGTCGCCTCACCTTTGGCCCTCTGGCCCTTCTTCCTTCGCAGCCATAGCCTCGCCACCAGTCCTCCATTGCAGCATTATAGTCGTGGCCCTCTGGGTCGCCTCAATCTTTGTTCTTTCTCTAGCCCTCCCTTGCTGTCGCAGCCTTgcctctgctccctcgccctcaCCTCCACCCTCCATGGTCTTCTTCAATAATCCTCTCTCTTAGACATGCGTGTCAACATGTGTTGAGAATAGTTaaccacgtgtcggaaaatccaacACATGTTAACTGCGTATCCGAGCATGTCGGACACATCGACACATGTCAAACACGACATGGAACCTTTGACATTATGTCTGTGCTTCATAGGCAACACCAACAAAGCATAAAAGCTTCCGTCGTCGGCGTTGCTCATCCTTCAAGAGGTGGTTGGACTGAGGAGAAGGGAAGAGGgggacaaaattaaaatttttatttattttctatgttAGCTACTAAAGTAGCAACATGAGATGTGTCAAATTGTGAGTGGTTGGAAGTGAAAACACACATGCTAAGTTAGTAGATGACCAGCAGATGATGTAACAATTttaaccactgaatattttctcctttgatGAATGGACGATGCCTTCAAATGATATTGGAAGGAATCTTGAATGGGTATACTAGGATCATAAAGAAAGCCAATTTTTTATAGGAAGAAAACTAAAGACAATATGCTTGCGTGTCACATAAAGAGGACATCGTATTTGGTGTGGGATAACCAAATGAATTAAGTAGCACATGTGGCTGCAATTTCTTTGATTTAAAAGATAGCTTTCTTGTCGCTTTGCAATCGAAAGGAGAATAACCATCGTGATGACCAAgcattattttttatggtgttGGCCCAAACCCCACAAGTACACATGACCGACACTCTCAAGAGATCCAAAAATGGTGGGGATCACCGTATTTTTAGGACGGGAAGATAATTTAATCTATCTGAACGTGCACTGTGTGGGGAATTGTTTGACATAGTACTCTTAGACCCATTCTTCAAACTGAACATTACAATGGattattctctttcttcattgAACTCCGTGTTATCGGTACCACAGAGGACAGATATGGACAAACTAAGGTCAGAAACAGACTTGACACGCGAAAATACCACCGGTACCGGTCCAAAATCTCCAAGAACCGATCAGAAAATAATTGAAGAAACCGATCTGGCAGAATAGTGAACCGGTTTGATCTACTGAAGAGAGAATTGACTGACCTGACAATAGGCTTGGCTGCAAATATGCTTGAGCAAGGGTCACCCTCCCAAGACTTGCCCAAGCGACACCCTGGCTCAAGCGAGCTTGTCAAATCTAGTGAAGGAGACCTAACCAACACTCGCTCCAACGAGGCCGACCCTTACCTATGGGCGAGGGTAATCCTAGCTCAGGCAAGGCTAGTCCTTTCCGAGCATGACACCATTTTGACTACTGACAATAgtcatgaataaaaagaaatgaaaaattacaataaaaaaaatttctattaatgTCAATCTATCACATAAGTCGACCAACATCAACATCAgcaatttcaatttaaatagACTAGATGaacttatttgataaaaatattaaaatatttagaattgaattaatattaatataataagaTTATGACTCTCTTGGTACTTTTCCAATAAACAATGTAGATTTTTGTTAGATCCTTGTTCACATTCGAAAAGCGATGTCaaataatcaaatcctaaagaGAATTCAACATCCACGACAAATTGTTTGAACTGGAAATAAAGTCAGAGTACTTTTGCTCTACTTTTACCCTTAAAAAAAGTGGGAACACctgaataaaaaattgaagcGTACGTTCTGCGGTCCCCTTTTGCTCAAATTGGCTTCGCACTGCTTTTCTCCGCGGACCGAATTTTGGAACATGAGAGGAAAACGTTTACCAacactaaataataataataataataataataataataataataataataataataataataataataataatttgaataaatttcaaaaagttacTGCGTGATCCGTAAAATATGCGAACcgttattattttaattttccacaCGAATAATGATTAAGATGGATTCAATTTGTTAAATCAcatattaatcttttttttttaaatttggaatCCTTTAAGTGCATGGTCGGTCAACCTTCAGTTTAGATTGCTCATGTTGTGCATGTCTAAAAGCTTTGCTTGCGCCAGGCATACATGCATATGCTGCTCTCAACAATGACTAGTAAAATTTGATATGCAAAAACACGGAAATTGTGATAACATCGGCGTAAATTTAGTCTACAAGATAAACATAAACAAATGGGATCGGTTCTTGAACTTATTTCGTTTATTTAAATATCATTTGGCGTTTGTCACACATATCCTtactataaattcatttttcttcatgccAAATTATTGGCCTTGTCGGTTTTAAGAAAAACGAACTTTGTTGGATGGCATTTTTTAACGACATTAAATTctaggaaatttttttgatttactTGTGGTTGGTTGCcttttctcatcattatcattataggaaaattatgaaatggaaatacaaaaaaaaaaaaaaatcgaatagcTAAGACTCGAGTTTAGGTGTAAGGTCTCGAGTCTAGCTACAAAGGGGCCAAGGTCCAAGCATCGGGGATCTAAATCGAGCTGCcctctgacaaaaaaaaaaaaaaaaaaaaaaaaaatcgagctGCCCAGCTTCCAAGGTCTGGCCATTGGGACCTCGGGTCCTATTGTCAAGCACTCAGGTCCAATCAATGACAACGGTCTTGCAACAGTGGATGTCAAAGTCGTTTCCGATTTCAAGGTCTTCCAATAAATCTGGGGTTGCCATTTGAAGCCGAAAGTTCATTGGATCTCGTCTCGTCCGCCTATAAATAGACCAAACCTCACTTGCCTTCCCTCCAGCACCATAACCATTTCCCCCGTCACTTCTTTCATACCCCAAAAGGAGGAACAAGAAAACAATCAAAAcatggagaagagagagagagagaagagaagttTATTTTGACTGACCTAGTATTTGAAAATGATTGTAACGATCAAATTTCAATCTTGTCGGTCATTTGCATTCTTCTTGTGAAAGTTTATTTTGGCTCACCTAGGATTTGAAACTTGTTAGTCaaaattaattgtttaatttgcatacgCATTTACCTAACTAGACCGGTAAATTCAAAATGACTCATTAACTATTATGGGTATTTGTAGCACAAAAGCCAAAGGGAAAACCCCAATAACTGCGTGTAAATCCTTTTGAGTTACAACACTTATTATATAGGCTAAATGCTTATATCGAACCGGTTCATGGGGCCTTCAAAGTGTTTGGCAAGCCTTCGGATAGCTTTACCTTTATACAAGTGCATTTGCTTTCtcagattattaaaaaaaaaaaaaagcacgttTTATAAGCATAACTTGTTTAGACTTAAAATATTTAGTCAAGTATTGCCAGTTTACGTGataagaataaaagaaagtgaCTACTTAATTCATTCCATATAAACTACATctaccaaaaagaagaaaaaaaaacttatcttGCCTATTGTATTGCTAAGAAAGGATTAAACCTTCAAATAATCTTCATACATTCAGatttggtaagaaaaaaaaGCTATATTACCGAATAGAATCAATGCTCGGTATTCCTTATgttatcaaatcaaattttcagtACACAAATTGTAATAAGAAAGTTTAGAGGAGGGGAGGTTACCGCAAGTCTAGAAGGTTGCCAATCAAAAAGGGATTACTGATAGAGGAATTCAAATCTCGACACAGTGCAATGGAATCTTAGATAGTTTACTTTTGTCAAGCAAACCCTTGATTCCGCATGAGTTTTTGAAGTAGGGTTTCTGACAGTTGAGGAGCCATCTCCAATTCTCAGATCCAAAAGAGAAATCGAGATCCACAACAGCAGTGATGTTGGGTAGACTTTTTCACTACTTTGTAGCAAGCATTTTGGGTCGCCTTGCTCAAATTTGGCTTCACGCTGcatttgactctcttttttcccctctatCGCCGGAATTTTTAAACATAAGAGGAAAATGTTTAGCAACAgtcttaaaaaaattgttttgacaAATCCAGTAGATGCGTAAATGTAAATTTCGAAAAGTTATTGCATGATCCGTAAATTATAGACAAATcacataacattttttttctcaaaattttaaatccTTTTAAGTGTATGGTTGACCTTTGATTTATATTGCTTGTGCCGCGCATTCTATTGTGTATGCAAGTATGCTACTTTCTAAAATGACTTGTAGAGTTCGATATACAAGACACGTGAATGGTAATGATAGTGGTGTAAATTTAGCTTACAAGACGATGTAAATGATTGGAATCGGTTCTCAAACATATTTTACTTATTTGAACATTATTCAGTATTTATCACACATGTTCTTgctataaatttatttttcgtcTTGCCAAATCACTGGCCTCTCttatttcaaggaaaatgaacTTTGATGAAAAGTACTTTTTGTTAAAGTTATTTTCAGGAAAAATTATTTGACTCACTtgtgtttggttttttttttccgattttatCTTTGCTCGAACTCAACCGTCCGCCCCTAGATCCGTCGTAATTGACCCTATAAGAAGTGGTCAGATGCATGCTCTAGCAACTCATGTGGTCAGCGATGACTTAAAACATGTACTAATCAAGAATCGTGCACGCCAACGCTAGATTGCTATCTCAAGAGGTTTAAGGGAATTTTAATTTGCTCCCACGcttcttcttttgccttttcgAGTAGAACATTACATGAAAGAAAGAACTAATAGAGGTCAAAGCCTATGCAGAGTTCGGCGCGCTGTGTAGGAATCGCATTGACTATAATATGAGGCTAAGAGTCACTTGCCGATCTTTTGAAAATAGGATataagaaaagaatatataGAAGTGGAAGCACAAATTGGGTATTTGGCAGCGATATTAATAGTTAGTGAAGGAAAAAAGGCACAAAGAGATGAGATTGTGATGCGCATATGAAGAACGTATGATACATGATATGtgaaatttttgtatatttcgATATGTCACAATTATatgagctttttctttttcttttttgtcaaaaatagtacataaacttatttataaattttattagacgatcattttaaaatataaaataaacataatacCGAAGGATTTGTATAATTAAAGGAAATATATGTATAATCAAGAGAAATATGGAAATCAAGATATATTGCCCTTAATATTCCTTATTATCCGATCATCGGCCAGTGGagaatctctttttctttattacatGAGCGCAGTCCACCTAAATACATTTCGAACCCTTCACAATCTAATCTCTGCGTGTTATAACTTATAAGCGCAAGGACTAAGGTTATAAAAAAGTTGGTCGTTAATATCTTCCCGTTGCACAAATCCTAATTAGAAAACCTCTTAAGCTTGACATGTAATGGAGCAAAACCGGAAAACATCTCGGAATAGAATGGATGGGGTCATAACAAGACGCAATAACTGACATAATCTAAGTCCTATCAATTGCCCATCCTAATCAACTTCAGTCACTGAAACCCTAGCCCGCGAGGCGAGGACTGACATTACTCACGGCGGGGGGACAATATAACGCGAATTCAATATGAAATTTTACAGATCAAAACATCACATTAAGCACAAAAATAGCAGATGGCGACGGGCACCGTCACCTCCCTCGTCATCGGATTCCCGACCCCTGCTCTGTGGAAAAGGAGAGGTACTTTTTTTTATCGTTTCCATCTGCTTTTTATCGGATGGGGCCTCTCTGGCCATTAACCAAGTCTTTCTGTTGGTGGGTTGGGGTGAAAGCTACGGAGATTTGGGGCCGAGAAGGGAACCCGAAGAAAGCCGTGGCCATGTGATGCCAGTTGTTCAGCAGAAACCTGGTTTTTTTGTCCTACTGATGTGGAGGAGATAATAGACGaagtaaagaagaaaacaggGACGGCGTGACACGCCAACGGCTTCGGCCACGGCCACACGTAGTAACTATCATTGGTAACAATCATGGTTGGCATTGACTCGGATGCGCCAATACGGTCGATGATTATGATATCGGGTGAGGTGAGAACTCTCCATCCGCAAATTCTACTCGTGTCTCTATCTCCACCATGCGTTTGCGTTTTGGGCAATCAGTGAGTTTGGATACATTTACATCCTGTGTACATGCTTGGTAGAAGGGGCAATCGTGTGTGTTGGGCTGTAACACTCCCGGCCTGTGTTCCCACCCGATGTGATGAGAACGGGAGCTTATAATGAGAGTCGGAGAGCTTGGATAAGATGTGACTCCCACCAAGTTTTTAAAATGGCAAATGGTAAGGGATAAATCAGGTTGCGGATGAAATGTGGAGTATGAGCCTATAAGCCTCGGATGATATGACCGCTTTACGAATATCGAAATGTCAATATTATAAATTGTTTAGTTGAAGCAATGCTTGAATGGGTAAACCCTTTTATCATATGACAAAAACACGGTTAGACTAGACCCGTGAGTGTTCGACCAAAAGAAGACTAGACTCGAGagtgaccgaccaaaaaaaaaaaaaagactagacTCGAGAgtgactgaccaaaaaaaaaaaaaagactagacTCAAGggtgaccgaccaaaaaaagaagaagaccagGCTCATGAGTGAGTCAACATATTCGACACTCAggtaattgacaaatgaatccGAAATATCTACTCGAATAGAAATAGAGCGGAGAAGATGAGATCAGGAGCAAGACGCAGTGTTCATTGCATGATTTGATGTGATTGATGGGCTTGGCACAACAATGGTTCGGGGAAAGCGACCGTGCTCACAACGGTGAGACGGGTTGGGGCGAGTCGGGCGacccctttttttaaaaaaaaaaagggaaaaagaaaagaaaagaaaggagcacCACCAATGTTAAGAGCGTGGGCATctagaaagagaagggaagtGGGGGGGGGATCAGCCCTGGGAGTCAGCCTAGAGAGTCGTCGTTCAGAGGTAAAACGCTGAAAGCGCGTCGATGAGATATCGCGGAGGCACCAAGTTGGAGTTGGGTGAGGCACACGACGATGCGACTTCACTCCTCCTTTTTAGAGAAACCGAGTGCTCCCGGCGCGCCATTTGCTTTTTATTCACTATCGCTTCTTCCCGCTCGCTTGCTCTCTTCTCTTCTGTTCCacttaggggtgagcagcggtttagggtcgaccctggaccgaccctagaccggcccaaccctgccggtcctggtccggaaattccaggaccaacactgtgggggttggtcctcggtcctaagagttttgggtcggtccaaccttggaccaaccctgtatattatattatgttatttataattcttttatatattcaaacctaagtaaaatgtctattatattatattatattgagatgttctatcaatagcactaatagtaatttcaatttaaaacttttgttaagtattaattatgtgtcgtttgttttgttttcaagtgtttagaagttcaagtgaattaacaagatgcgaagttatatattcatggtttatattaagtattttgaactttttatgatttaattgtattttattaatgaatttcagctgcactttgcttttcaatttgtgtcaaatggtataagtttttgaagagtagagtagtactgcagttgctatggtgatttgctagtcaagtggtgtgaagctcattttttggttaagtagactctacatgatcaaacgCTAgacaagtggtgtgaagctcatttttttggactctacatgatcaggaaaacgcttttgcatatggtgttataaatattaaagatagatgatt
Protein-coding regions in this window:
- the LOC108959499 gene encoding uncharacterized protein LOC108959499, translated to MEGGGEGEGAEARLRQQGRARERTKIEATQRATTIMLQWRTGGEAMAAKEEGPEGQRINMYSASSTVSESDVALLERIRQHLLNDDDDFETLAKIAENVQFLCPDSSFITFPSLETTMSFEANDDDADVHHDPLKDAVGFESPCSLNEQPVVDYGHVEANEAMPAVMRECDAQPGGCLYRGEAGLAYDRAAFAMRGAKARLNFPHLIGCDEVEPVRVTRKRHRSPEAGSGSLDSKCRKEDSTGSAGDPEELNGYVMSFQ